The segment ATAGTAATGGAGAAGAAAGTTATAAAGATAATGAGAAATGATGGAGAAGTAGTTGAATACAAAGGACCCATGAAGGTTCATGACATCCTCACCCAATTCTCTGGTCActactctctctttgattcaCTGTCAAACAATTGCCATCTTCATCCGCAAGCCAAGCTTCTCTGTGGTCGTCTCTACTATCTTATGCCGAAGCAGACGACCACAAGCAAGCACAAGaatgccaagaagaagaaagtcagGTTTGCAAATCCAGAGGTAAAGAAAGAAGGAACAGATAAAGGTGACAACACTAAGGAGAGTCCTAGTGTTGTGAGAGTGAAGATGGTTGTGAGCAAGCAAGAGCTCGAGAAACTGCTTCAAGGAGGTTCAGTTCATGAAGTGGTCTATAGGAGTCTTGATAAGCAGCATGTGtgtcatgatgatgatgatgctacTGATGAGTGTCTTAGAGGCTGGAGACCTTTGCTAGATAGCATTCCAGAATCTGATTAGCCTCTAGCATGTCCAtatcttacatatatatatatatgacacaTACATAGATATATACATAGATAACATAGCTCAAAGCTTGTTCAAGAGAGGAAACAAAACATGTAATTCCCAGGTTCCAATGGTGTGACATAAAAGAAAGCTACTTTTCTTAGAAAGTTTGtattaaaaacccaaaaatgTGAGATGTTATGTTGAATTTTCCAAAAGGTAACTAAAAAGTGTGAGTGCTTGTTTAGGTTAAATTCAAAACCTATATTGCCTATAATATGCATATCTTGTGGTCCATAACTAAAGTGAATCAATAATGGTTTACTTACTCACATTCAACTATTCAAGTAAACGCGTCTTGTCTTTTAACACAGCTATATTACAGAGTGTATACAAGTGTGTGCGTGTGTGTGTATACGTGTATATAACCAATGAAG is part of the Raphanus sativus cultivar WK10039 chromosome 5, ASM80110v3, whole genome shotgun sequence genome and harbors:
- the LOC108857681 gene encoding uncharacterized protein LOC108857681; protein product: MGNCIVMEKKVIKIMRNDGEVVEYKGPMKVHDILTQFSGHYSLFDSLSNNCHLHPQAKLLCGRLYYLMPKQTTTSKHKNAKKKKVRFANPEVKKEGTDKGDNTKESPSVVRVKMVVSKQELEKLLQGGSVHEVVYRSLDKQHVCHDDDDATDECLRGWRPLLDSIPESD